The window AACGACATACCCGTATTACTTGAATACCCATACATATTCTCGTCTGCGTTCGAGGCCGGCAAGCGCCGCGTTTTCGCAACTCTCTCGTCACAGCGCCGTCCCATTTGGCCACTCTACTCCCACGAGTGAACTCATAGGGAAGCAGCAGCGACACCACATCGTTGCCAAAATCGTATTCCCTACTGGAACACATCTGCTTCGCATGACGCTTGGGACAAGGATTCACGATGTCAGGCAACCCAGTACAATCGGTCAAGGTGTTGCACATCGCCGAAACAATTCGAGGCGGGATTGCGAGCTACCTGAATGAACTGCATCCGCAGCAACAAGCGAGCTTCGGGGCGGAGAACGTCCACTACGTCATACCGTCGGATCATCGCCGCGACCTCGTCGGAATCGAGGACAGCCAGATCACGACATTCGAGCGATCCGGCCGCAGTCTTTCTGGACTTTTCCAAATGTTGCGCGCGAGCATGCAGGCGCTCGACGCCTTCAAACCCGATATCGTCCATCTCCACTCCTCGTTCGCCGGCCTCGTTCTCCGACCGGCGCTGGCAGCACGTTCCGACGGGCCCTGCGTCGTCTATTGCCCGCATGGCTGGGCGTTCTCGCGCGAGACCGGCCGCCTCAGTCATTTGATGACGAAGGCCGCGGAGGGTTTCCTCGCGCGAACCTCGGACCGCATCATTTGCATCTCCGGCGACGAATTCAACGATGCCATCCGTGCAGGCATTCCGGCTGATCGGCTGACCCTCGTCAACAATGGTATCTCGAAAAGTCGCCCGTTGCCGCAAGTCGTCGCGGCAAATTGGGATTCCAAGAAGGTCAAGGTTCTGTTCATCGGCCGCCTGGACCGGCAGAAGGGCTTCGACCTTCTGATCGAAGCGGCACGTTCGCTCGAAGACGTTCTGGATGTCCGCATTGTCGGCGCGTCCGTGATCAGTAAGTCCGAAGGTCCCGCGGTCCCGGCGAACGTCTCTCTGCTTGGCTGGCTCGACCGCCAACAGATTGAGACTTATCTTGAGGCTGCCGATCTCGTTGTGATTCCGTCGCGATGGGAGGCATTCGGCCTCGTCGCCCTGGAAGCGATGCGCGCAGCCAAGCCAATTCTGGCCTTCCGCAGCGGAGCCTTGCCCGAAATCGTCCTCGACGGCGTAACTGGCGTGCTCTGCGAGCCGGTTGCCGTTCAACCGCTTGTCGACGGTTTTCGACGAATGCTGGATCTGGACCTCAAGGTCTTGGGGCAGCGTGGCTACGATCGGTTCAAGCAGCTGTATGACATCCAGAAGACACATCAACAGTTGCGTGAGGTCTATTCCGAACTCTTGCAACACGATCGTGCGCCCCTCAAGGAAAAGGCGGAACTGGATCTCTCCAAGAATTTTTGATGCGACACCGCTCCCCACATCGACTGCCGGGATGGGGGAGATCTCAATGTTTTGTGCCCGCGCCAGAATGCCGGTTGTGACCGACGCGCGCGGACTGATCGCGAGCTAGATCTAACGATGGCAGACCAGTACATCCCAATCAGCGGCAGGTTTTCCTTTCTCGCGAGCCTCGTCGCAGCGGTTCTGTTGACAGGTCCCGCGCTTGGCCAGCAAGTACAACCGCTCGAAAGCCGATTCCTGCTGGGCGTCGGTACCCACCAAGGGCTCGGCGGCCCCGTGAGTTCACGCGGCTACGTGCCGTCGGCCAATATTGCTCAGATCAGGGAATTGGGACTCAACGCGTTTCGCGACGATTTCCCCTGGTCGGATTTCGAGCAGCCCAGCCGGCGGATGGGCTTTACGCCACAGCTCGGCAGGCTCGAAACCCAGATCAAATCAGGCATCGCCCGCCCCCTCCTCATCCTCGCGTTTGGACATCACCTCGTCCCGAACTCGTCGCCACCAACCACTGATGAAGCCCGCCGGCGCTTTGCGGACTACGCGGCGGCTGCCACGCGTTCGGTAGCGCCGCAACGTCCGGTGCTCGAGCTCTGGAACGAATGGAACATGGCGGGGAAGAAGGACGCCGCGTTCTCAGCCGAGAATTACCTGGCTCTCGCTCAGGTGACAAAGCCGGCTGTCAAACAGGCCTTGCCAAATGCGCCATTCCTCATCGGCGCAATCGGCGACGACCTAGGCTGGATGTGGACCGAGAAGATGCTGCAAACCGGCATTCTTCAATATGCGGACGGTGCCTCGATCCATCTCTACAATTTCTGTCTGGCTCCGGCAAAACGGACCTCGACGGAGATCATCGATCGGCTCACGGCCTTTCACCGGCTGGTCGGTCAGGCGAGCGGAAATCCGAACTTCCCCATCTATGTGACGGAGACGGGCTGGACTACGGCCACGAACAAGTGTGGCGTCAGTGAGCAAGCCCAAGCCGACAATACGGCGCAGCTCATCCTATGGGCATCGACCGCCACGCGATGGCTCAAGGGAATGTGGATCTACGAGCTCAAGGACAGCGGAAAAAATCCGTCGGAGCTGGAGGACAATTTCGGGCTCTATCGATTTGACAATTCCCCGAAGCCGGTGGCCTGCGCAGTGCGGGGCGCTTGGGCGTTCATTCGCACAAATCTGAGCGCGGAACGAAAAAACCTCGCGGGCGGCGTCAGCTCAATTGGCTCGACGTCTCCCACTGGCGGCAAGCTGGCGGTCTGGTCCGAAGATCCCAATCGGCACTTTGAGGTCCGGTTAAAGAGCGATTTCCCACGCGCGACGTTTGAGGCTCCCTGCGACACATCTGCGAAGCCCGCCTTTGGCGCCTGGATACCTGTTTCGAGCACGCCGATCTTAATCACTGCCAACAGCAATGCCGTTCCAGAAGTTGACATACGCCCGGCACGATAGCCGGCAAAAATACTGACCGCCTTCCGAGCATCGACCGACGCCCAGCCGCTGCTCTGATCGCCGAAATGAGGTTGACCCGATGAAAGTCCTCTTGACGTCCACACTGTATCCGACACCCGGAGCAACCAAGATCGTCGGTGGCGCCGAGATTTTTGCGCGACGGTTCGCCGAAGGCCTGGTACAGCGCGGCGATGAGGTGGAAGTGATACGGGCCCAGTCAACGCCCGAGCAGACGCGCGAAACCTGCAATGGGATCAATGTCTATTCCGCTCCGGTCCAGAACATCTACCTGCCGTTCACGGAACAGAAGAACGTTGCGCTACGTAGCATCTGGCATGCGATCGACGATTGGCAGATGCAGGCGCCGATGATCGCGGAGCGTATTCGCGCCTTCAAGCCCGACGTGCTGCATTCCAACAATCTGTCCGGACTGACAACCGCGATCTGGCGGGTCGCCGCTCAGCTCGGCGTTCCCGTCCTTCACACGATTCACGACTATTATCTGACGTGCCCGCGGTGCTCTCGCTTCGATAAGGGGCGATCATGCGAGGGGACATGCACGAGCTGCGGCATTCTGACCTATCATCGCATACGCGCCACGCATTGGCTCAGTGCCGTCGTCGGTGTCAGCGAGCGCGTCCTGTCCATTCATACCGACATGGGCATTTTTGCCGATACGCCGATCCGTACCGTCATCCGCAATGCGTCGACTGAGCCGCCGCGCGCGCCCTACCCCCGCCCCCTCTGTACCGACGAGGTGACCTTCGGGTTCATCGGGCGGCTGACTGAGGAGAAGGGCATCGACAATTTGATGCAGGCTCTCGCCGCCCTGCCGTCGGATCGCATCCGCATGATGATCGCAGGTCGCGTGAGCGACCAAGAACAACAGCGACTGAGGCAACTCGCACCAGATGCGCGGATCGAATTCATGGGATTTGTGCCTCCCGATGAATTCTACAAACGGGTCGACGTGGTCGTCGCTCCCTCCATTTGGCACGATCCCGGTCCGCTCGTGGTCGCGGATGCCAAGGCGGCCGGAAGGCCGCTTCTCGGCACGCATTTTGGAGGCATGCCGGAGGTCATCGTGCACGGGGTGACGGGCTGGTTGACCGAATCCGACCCGGCGTCACTGGCCGAGAGCATGCGCGAGATCGCCGCTGATCCGCACAAGATCGAGGAGATCAGCCGTCGGCTCATCGCCGACACGAACAAGTGGTTATTTTCCGACGTGCTAACCTCGTACAAGAGCCTCTATGAGCAGCTACGCCAGAGCCGCATGTCGCGCTTGCGCACGCCGGCGGAGGAGGCGCCCGAGCACCCCGCCGTCGCGAAGAGCGGCCTTATCCCAAGATGACGCGCCTGTTCGCGATCGGGGGCTACGTCTATCAGAGCGGCGCTGCCATCGTCCTGATCTTTGCAATCAGCCACATCCTGATCGCAAGTGACTACACGACTTTCTCGCTGGCATTGGCGTCGAGCCAGCTGCTTTGTGTCCTAATGTTCGAGTGGTTGCAGCTTGCTGGCCTGCGCTTTCTTGCCGCAGCCAAAGCAAACGAGGCAGCCCAACTACGATGGTCGCTATTCGGTGCAGCCATCTTGAGTGCCGCCGCGCTCATCATCATCGGCGGATGCGCTTCTCTGCTGAGCAATCTCTCGCCTGGAGTCATCTCACTGGGATTGACCGTCGCGGTTCTGCAGGGGGTGACGGATCTGTACTTTCTCACTATCCGTCTGTCCGATCGGCTCGGCACAGCATCCGCCTTGCTGGCATTTCGGGCAACCGCGCTGCTCGTGGGAGCGGTCGCAGCGGCCACTTGGGCAGGAACCGCCGAGGCAACTTTGGTAGGTCTCGCCGCCGGCCATGCGACCGGCCTGACCGTGGCAATCATCGTTCACCGCACGCCTCTGCGCCCGGTGTCGCTCCATTTGATGCGGGCGGACTGGTTCGCGTTTTGCCGTTACGGGATGCTCGCCGCGGGCGCATCCGTGATCCATCTGTCCGTTCCCGTACTCCTGCGCTTCATCGTCATCGGACGTCTCGGCCCCACCGGGGCCGGCGCCGGCTTCTCGATCGCACTGGATCTCCTGCAACGCCCGTTCTGGGTCCTCAACGCCGCAATCCATACCGTCAGCTATCCCGAGGTTGTGAGCGATTTCGAGACCGGAAGCGCCGCGAAAGCAGTCCAGTCGACCCGCAGAATGTTCGAATTCATGATCTGCGCGACGACCGTTCTGCTCGGTGGATTGATCGCCTTTCTCCCGGAAGCCGCGCAGCTCATGGTCCCCCGCGAAAGTCTGGGTGGGTTTATGGCGGTTGCGCCTTTCGTGGCTGTCTTTTACTTCCTGCACACGCATCTGCAGGCCACGGTCGCAGTCGTTCCACATCTCGAAAAGCGTGCGAGCCGTCTCGTCCTCGTCGCAACCCTGCAACTGGCGGCGGTTGCAGCATCGAGTGCTATCGCGGTGGCCGCAGGACTGTCGCCCCGTGCCGCGATCGCTTGGGCCGCGTTGGCGACCGCCGCGGCGATTCTCCTTGCACTTGGCCCGACCATCCGCTTCAGCGCCACTCCACGCATATCATTGGCAACTGAAGCTGTGCTGGCCGCACTTCTGATCGGATCACTCGCCGACCTGCCGATGCAGCCGGTCATCTGGCTGGCCGGGAAGCTCCTGCTCGCAGCAGGGCTCACCGGCGTCATCGCCTGGCGGGGAAACTTTCTGGCGTCGAATCGCCCGGGCGATCAGACCCTTTGACTAGCGAATCGACACCCGGGGATCGAACGACGCGGACACTCCGCTGCTGCACCGACAGCACGAATTCCCGACAAGGAACCGAAGTGACGGACATCAATGAATTCTCAACGATGACATCCCAAGCACCGATTCAAAATCATTCGTCTTCTGGTTGCATTCTTTAAATATCTATTTGTCACAAACGCCATGCGATCGAGATACCCAGTAGAATTGCGGGGATGAATTTTGCTGTTTGATGCCGAAACTCAAATGTTTCGCGCGCTGGTCCGCCTTCCGCAATGGCAGTGACTGCAACTCGACGCAAGATTGAGCATAGAGCGCGAAGTTTCAGCAGCATGTCGCTGTGGAATCTTGAAAGCGCCTTCCTCACGCCTTTCTGAATTGGCATCATCACGCATAACATTCAGCAGCGGCGACAGCGAACATGTTCCATCGAGGAACTCCTCGCGTTGATTTTGTCTGCTTTCATTTTTATCGGAAATTCACACTCCAAGTAGACAGTTCGGCGCTAATCCTGCGAGCAATTTCGTTCGCCTCCAACTCGAGTGTGCAATGTCGACCAATCAGACCGTTCTCTCCGCAAGCGGCTTCGTCAACTCCATCGGCGTCAACACCCACGCCGGCTTCGGATGGACCGACTACAACGATCTCGCAATGATGGTTGACGACCTGAAATATCTGGGCGTCACCCATCTTCGCGATGCGATGGCGACCAATCCGGCTGCGCAACCCGTCGTCGACGGTCTGGCGGCGGCCGGCTACAAGTTCGACTTCATCGTTTCGTCCGCCCTGCCCGGCCAGGGCTCGACCGGACTTCAGAATTACGTAACCTCGCTCGAGAAATTCCTGGCAGGTCATCCAGGCAGCATCAGCGCGGTCGAGGGCCTGAACGAGGCGAATGCCCAACCCTTCAGCTATCATGGCAGCTCGAGCCTCAGCGCGGCGGCCCAGTTTCAGAGCGCGCTCTACCAAGCTGTGAAGGCGGATGGCGCTCTTTCGAGCATTCCGGTCTACAACCTGTCGCTCGCATACAACGACCCGCAAGGCTACAACCAGCTCGGCAACATGTCGGGTTCGGTCGACTACGCCAACGCCCACGCCTATGTCAGCACCGGCTCGACCCCTGCCAGTTCGCTTGCTGCGACTCTGAGCGCCGTGGAGACCGCCGCCCCCGGCAAGCCGGTGGTCATCACCGAGACCGGCTACACGACCCAAGCCAACACCCAATATCTCGGCGTTGACGAAACGGTGCAGGCAAAATCGATTCTGAACACGCTGGTTGATGCCT is drawn from Bradyrhizobium diazoefficiens and contains these coding sequences:
- a CDS encoding glycosyltransferase produces the protein MLHIAETIRGGIASYLNELHPQQQASFGAENVHYVIPSDHRRDLVGIEDSQITTFERSGRSLSGLFQMLRASMQALDAFKPDIVHLHSSFAGLVLRPALAARSDGPCVVYCPHGWAFSRETGRLSHLMTKAAEGFLARTSDRIICISGDEFNDAIRAGIPADRLTLVNNGISKSRPLPQVVAANWDSKKVKVLFIGRLDRQKGFDLLIEAARSLEDVLDVRIVGASVISKSEGPAVPANVSLLGWLDRQQIETYLEAADLVVIPSRWEAFGLVALEAMRAAKPILAFRSGALPEIVLDGVTGVLCEPVAVQPLVDGFRRMLDLDLKVLGQRGYDRFKQLYDIQKTHQQLREVYSELLQHDRAPLKEKAELDLSKNF
- a CDS encoding glycosyltransferase family 4 protein, translated to MKVLLTSTLYPTPGATKIVGGAEIFARRFAEGLVQRGDEVEVIRAQSTPEQTRETCNGINVYSAPVQNIYLPFTEQKNVALRSIWHAIDDWQMQAPMIAERIRAFKPDVLHSNNLSGLTTAIWRVAAQLGVPVLHTIHDYYLTCPRCSRFDKGRSCEGTCTSCGILTYHRIRATHWLSAVVGVSERVLSIHTDMGIFADTPIRTVIRNASTEPPRAPYPRPLCTDEVTFGFIGRLTEEKGIDNLMQALAALPSDRIRMMIAGRVSDQEQQRLRQLAPDARIEFMGFVPPDEFYKRVDVVVAPSIWHDPGPLVVADAKAAGRPLLGTHFGGMPEVIVHGVTGWLTESDPASLAESMREIAADPHKIEEISRRLIADTNKWLFSDVLTSYKSLYEQLRQSRMSRLRTPAEEAPEHPAVAKSGLIPR